A stretch of the Lactuca sativa cultivar Salinas chromosome 9, Lsat_Salinas_v11, whole genome shotgun sequence genome encodes the following:
- the LOC111895549 gene encoding uncharacterized protein LOC111895549: MWNPSPSSSLPLKIAFILSFSLTASSSSYSPPTPNPRYHSISIPKVNSKKPSATTATAGDILALLGTPQQAASVDPQIAAELQSCFKFIVPFNPTTNTPPDSRFNLINRLSQSLTESGIRFPRRTLNSKPRRDAEGYQNELIWSPPAPVLEIARLAFDSGGDPGSIQGTLDPTMIYVPDCEGSNENRCELTRYPYGRHFINEELNSYMEFLFQLIAARGPKVGLIVSLNRFDFFHGHLFIAADGRVGILFHAKEYPAFDKKVFPYNMGYCQKGSNVTYDDSMNIRNILWLAPLPSDSTNAWSAPGVLVVLDAHPGGIIYRDIIPNYVKYARTIYEDDFGDNVVDVNYLNVGTAKPDYQLFIC; the protein is encoded by the exons ATGTGGAATCCATCGCCATCATCATCACTTCCCCTCAAAATAGCATtcatcctctctttctctctcactgCATCTTCTTCGTCTTACTCTCCCCCAACCCCCAACCCCCGTTATCATTCCATCTCAATTCCAAAAGTCAACTCCAAGAAACCCTCAGCGACCACCGCCACCGCTGGAGACATACTCGCACTTCTTGGCACACCTCAGCAAGCTGCATCCGTCGACCCCCAAATTGCTGCTGAACTTCAATCCTGCTTCAAGTTCATCGTTCCTTTTAATCCTACTACCAACACTCCACCTGATTCCCGTTTCAATTTAATAAATCGGCTGAGTCAATCCCTAACCGAATCGGGAATTCGATTTCCGCGGCGCACGCTGAATTCTAAACCCCGTCGTGACGCTGAGGGTTATCAGAATGAGCTTATCTGGTCACCACCGGCACCTGTGTTGGAGATTGCTCGACTTGCTTTTGATTCTGGTGGCGATCCAGGTTCTATTCAAGGCACCCTTGATCCCACCATGATCTAC GTACCAGATTGTGAAGGCTCAAATGAAAATCGATGTGAACTTACAAGATATCCTTATGGAAGACACTTTATAAACGAG GAATTGAATTCATACATGGAATTTTTGTTCCAACTTATTGCTGCTCGTGGTCCTAAAGTTGGGTTAATTGTATCATTAAATCGATTTGACTTCTTTCATGGTCATCTTTTCATTGCTGCAGATGGAAGAGTTGGTATTTT GTTTCATGCTAAAGAATACCCTGCATTTGATAAGAAAGTGTTCCCATACAACATGGGTTATTGCCAAAAAG GTTCTAATGTGACATATGACGACTCGATGAATATAAGGAACATTCTATGGCTAGCCCCTTTGCCAAGTGATTCCACCAATGCTTGGTCTGCACCTG GAGTGTTGGTGGTATTGGATGCGCATCCTGGTGGAATTATATATCGGGATATCATACCTAACTATGTAAAATATGCAAGAACAATATATGAAG ATGATTTCGGTGATAATGTAGTTGATGTAAACTACCTAAATGTGGGCACTGCAAAGCCGGACTATCAACTATTCATTTGCTAA